The genome window AATTTTTTTCAGGCTTTTTAAAAGGCCATGTTCCAGTAAAATCTTAAAGAGAACAAGAAGTGGTTGCTGCGAAGTATTTGGCACTGTTTTGAATAGTTACGATTTGATTTATGATTTTTTTTTCATTATAATTGCCCCAAAAATTTTAGGTTCAAAATCTCTGTTCAGTAGTATCTGTTCTTTTCTGTTCCATGCTTTATATCTTTCTTGATTCTTTATTTTCTGAGCCTTGAGTAATATTGACAAGGTCGCAAAAAGTCCGATTTCGGTCATTCCTGGGAAGTCCGTTATTTAGAAGTATCTGAAAATACAAAGATGCAAGATCAAATCAGGCATGACAGCGGCACCTTTTCTTTGACTTTTTGCGATTTTGCCAAAAAAATCATCCTAAAATATCATGTGACGGAGGGTCTATGAACGCGTTCGATTTCCTCATAAGCATCCCGGGGCCAGAATTTCTTATATATTTTATCTTTATGTCAATTGCATGCATCATTACTGGTAGATGGATAGCTTTTCATGACGGGACTGAAAAATATCCCCTGCCCGATGCAAGGGCCCTTGATTTTATCGAGATTGCAGTAATGCGAGGTGGCAGGACTGCTGTTCTCCAGGCAGCTATTTTCATTTTTTTTAAAAAAAGGAGAAGAGTTTCTGAGCTTTTCACAGACAGGGAAATAACTGAAGTTATAGATGTCTATCTTGGATCAGCTTATCAGAAACTTGAAATAATGGGGCTTATGCTGAATAAAAATGGCAGACTTAGAATCATGACTGTTTTTTGCATTGCCTTTTTGGTGATTTTTGGAATTGGCCTGGCAAAGCTGTATTTCGGATTGAAATACGGTCGTCCTGTTGCATTTCTTGTTATTTTGTTATTTCTGTCCTTTTTAGGAATTCTGACAGCTTTCAACCCCTTTAAAAAGAGACGGACTTCCAGGCTTGGAATAAAATATCTGAATTTTCTTCATCATCATTTTTCATGGCTAAAACAGGCTGTT of Desulforegula conservatrix Mb1Pa contains these proteins:
- a CDS encoding TIGR04222 domain-containing membrane protein, whose translation is MNAFDFLISIPGPEFLIYFIFMSIACIITGRWIAFHDGTEKYPLPDARALDFIEIAVMRGGRTAVLQAAIFIFFKKRRRVSELFTDREITEVIDVYLGSAYQKLEIMGLMLNKNGRLRIMTVFCIAFLVIFGIGLAKLYFGLKYGRPVAFLVILLFLSFLGILTAFNPFKKRRTSRLGIKYLNFLHHHFSWLKQAVTKGDDIPSFNPALFGVAIFGVTFIAGMEFFSPFSSAFPSDFSGDSISGGGYDGSTDSGGGGCSDGGGGCGGCGGGD